In Procambarus clarkii isolate CNS0578487 chromosome 13, FALCON_Pclarkii_2.0, whole genome shotgun sequence, the following are encoded in one genomic region:
- the LOC138364367 gene encoding zonadhesin-like: MTVNTSESKVTSWARLSAPLEGPLAFRRIPLPPGGPPCLPEDSFAFTKGPCLPEDPFAFTKGPCLPEDPFAFTKGPCLPEDPFAFTKGPCLPEDPFAFTKGPFLPSGGPLVFRRTLLPSGGPLLAFRRAPCLPEDPLAFWRTLLPSGGPLAFRRAPCLPEGPLSSGGPLVFRRAPCLPEGPLSSGGPHFVTIATDFVTVATDFVTVTTDFVTVATDFVTVTTDFVTVATDFVTVTTDFVTVTTDFVTVTTDFVTVGTDFVTGTTDFVTVATDFVTGTTDFVTVTTEFVTAALTSL; the protein is encoded by the exons ATGACTGTGAACACTTCAGAATCAAAAGTTACGTCCTGGGCCCGTTTGTCTGCCCCGCTGGAGGGCCCCCTTGCCTTCCGGAGGATCCCCTTGCCTCCCGGAGGACCCCCTTGCCTTCCGGAGGACTCTTTTGCTTTCACGAAGGGCCCTTGCCTTCCGGAGGACCCCTTTGCCTTCACGAAGGGCCCTTGCCTTCCGGAGGACCCCTTTGCCTTCACGAAGGGCCCTTGCCTTCCGGAGGACCCCTTTGCCTTCACGAAGGGCCCTTGCCTTCCGGAGGACCCCTTTGCCTTCACGAAGGGCCCCTTCTTGCCTTCCGGAGGGCCCCTTGTCTTCCGGAGGACCCTTTTGCCTTCCGGAGGGCCCCTTCTTGCCTTCCGGAGGGCCCCTTGTCTTCCGGAGGACCCTCTTGCCTTCTGGAGGACCCTTTTGCCTTCCGGAGGACCCCTTGCCTTCCGGAGGGCCCCTTGTCTTCCGGAGGGCCCCTTGTCTTCCGGAGGGCCCCTTGTCTTCCGGAGGGCCCCTTGTCTTCCGGAGGGCCCCTTGTCTTCCGGAGGACCCC ATTTTGTAACTATTGCAACAGATTTTGTAACTGTTGCAACAGATTTTGTAACTGTGACAACAGATTTTGTAACCGTTGCAACAGATTTTGTAACTGTGACAACAGATTTTGTAACCGTTGCAACAGATTTTGTAACTGTGACAACAGATTTTGTAACTGTGACAACAGATTTTGTAACTGTGACAACAGATTTTGTAACTGTTGGAACAGATTTTGTAACTGGTACAACAGATTTTGTAACTGTTGCAACAGATTTTGTAACTGGTACAACAGATTTTGTAACTGTTACAACAGAATTTGTAACAGCGGCTCTTACAAGCCTCTAA
- the LOC138364368 gene encoding salivary glue protein Sgs-4-like, with amino-acid sequence MVEGRLAEWENDRRQALRCRKQPPRRRKQPPRRRKQPPRRRKQPPRRWRQPPRRRKQPPRRRKQPPRRRKQPPRRWRQPPRRRKQPPRRRKQPPRRRKQPPRRWRQPPRRRKQPPRRRKQPPRRRKQPPRRWRQPPRRRRQPPRRRRRPLKQQEAGSCDGKNELSKELQELQELQELQELNSKRYLQTR; translated from the exons ATGGTGGAAGGGAGACTGGCAGAATGGGAGAATGATAGAAGACAAGCACTAAGATGCAGGAAGCAACCTCCAAGACGCAGGAAGCAACCTCCAAGACGCAGGAAGCAACCTCCAAGACGCAGGAAGCAACCTCCTAGACGCTGGAGACAACCTCCTAGACGCAGGAAGCAACCTCCTAGACGCAGGAAGCAACCTCCAAGACGCAGGAAGCAACCTCCTAGACGCTGGAGACAACCTCCTAGACGCAGGAAGCAACCTCCTAGACGCAGGAAGCAACCTCCAAGACGCAGGAAGCAACCTCCTAGACGCTGGAGACAACCTCCTAGACGCAGGAAGCAACCTCCTAGACGCAGGAAGCAACCTCCAAGACGCAGGAAGCAACCTCCTAGACGCTGGAGACAACCTCCTAGACGCAGGAGACAACCTCCAAGACGCAGGAGACGACCTCTGAAGCAACAGGAGGCTGGGAGCTGTGATGGAAAGAAT GAACTAAGCAAGGAACTTCAGGAACTTCAGGAACTTCAGGAACTTCAGGAACTTAATAGCAAGCGTTATTTGCAGACCAGATGA